The genomic window GCGGATGCTCGGCGCCCCGGTCTTCACCTCATGGCGGCGGACCGTGCTCGACCTGCCGGGCGGCGGCCAGGCCGAGGTCCACTCGCTCGACCACGGCCGCAGGCGCGCCGAACTGGTCTTCCTCAACCTCGACATGCACAGCAGGACACGGCACGGCATGGTCGGCATGGCGGGTCTGTGGGCGTTCCCCGGCGCGGAGGCCTCCACGGTGGTGGTGCCAGGCTCGGCGGTGCGCACCGCGCGCACCTACCGGCGGCAGTCGCTGATCGACAGCCTGGTGCGGATTCTCGCCACCTACCGTCCGACCCTCGTCCGCACCCTCGACCCGGACCCCGACGTCCAGGTGCACGACGCCCGCACCCCGCGCGGCAGCGACCAGCGCGGATTCTCCGACCACCCCGACCACACCGCGGTCGCCCTCTTCACCTGGCGCGCCATCGCGCAATGGGTGGACGCGGCCGCGGCCGACGGCGGGGCACCGGCCTTCCTCACCGACGTCTACCGCGGCTACTACAACCAGCGGTGGCCGCACAATCTGCCGCAGGACGCCGTCCGCACGAAGGCCGCGCTGCTCGACACCTACGGCGGCGACCCCGCGTGGCACTGCGGCGACCCGCAGGGCTGCGGGGACTACGCCGTCGGTCAGGGCGCGGTGCTGCGCTCCCCGAGGGGATGGGTGCGCAGCACCCACTACCGCTACCCCACCTCGGGCCCCCGGCCGGTGCGGACCGGGGACGGCAGGACCACCGTCTACGGGGTGCTCAGCACCCGGGCGGTCCGCTGGACCGGCAACCCGGCAGGCGGCGGGGCCTGGAGCGCCCCCGAGGACCTGGGCGGCGGGCCGCTGGCTCCCGCGCTCAGCGTGGTCACCGGGGCCGACGGGCGTGACCTGGTCTTCGCCCTGCGCTTCTCCGGCCTGGAGGGGGCCAAGCAGGGCAACACCAGGGAGATCGTGCTGCTGGAAGGCGTCGGCCCGGGTCCGGTGACGGCGCCGGTCTGGCGGGGCCTCGGCAACCCGGAGCCGGACCCGGTCCGTGGCCGGCGGGTGGGTCCGCCCACCGCGCTGCTGGGCGGGGACGGCCGGCTGCACCTCTTCGTACGCAACGCGGCCAAGGGCCTGAGCACCCGGGTCCGCGACAGCGCGGGGAAGTGGTCCGCCTGGCGCGGCCTGGCCGGCGGCCAGGTCCAGGAGGGGCTGGCGGCCGCGCTCGACGCGGAGGGCCGGATCCATGTCTTCGCGGCCGGCCGTGGCGCGGT from Streptomyces sp. NBC_01198 includes these protein-coding regions:
- a CDS encoding PIG-L family deacetylase; translated protein: MNRLQGPGAGGPTRRAAVGAVAGVLSGVTLGGCTSGSHPAAAGDGVPARPLPMSSQVSFSSQDRPLVMQVLAHPDDDLYFMNPDTVAGIEREVPIVSVYVTGGGSFGVNQPVGGPKARHDVPGYVSARQQGLRQAYARMLGAPVFTSWRRTVLDLPGGGQAEVHSLDHGRRRAELVFLNLDMHSRTRHGMVGMAGLWAFPGAEASTVVVPGSAVRTARTYRRQSLIDSLVRILATYRPTLVRTLDPDPDVQVHDARTPRGSDQRGFSDHPDHTAVALFTWRAIAQWVDAAAADGGAPAFLTDVYRGYYNQRWPHNLPQDAVRTKAALLDTYGGDPAWHCGDPQGCGDYAVGQGAVLRSPRGWVRSTHYRYPTSGPRPVRTGDGRTTVYGVLSTRAVRWTGNPAGGGAWSAPEDLGGGPLAPALSVVTGADGRDLVFALRFSGLEGAKQGNTREIVLLEGVGPGPVTAPVWRGLGNPEPDPVRGRRVGPPTALLGGDGRLHLFVRNAAKGLSTRVRDSAGKWSAWRGLAGGQVQEGLAAALDAEGRIHVFAAGRGAVHEWAQTSPGGDFHHRPLRAVAAPAEAPDAATAADGSLLLAYRLPDTAELVVERLSTAGGRDRWTPAGQLNGCGFGPVSLPAGPPAAAGREAVLAVRAASGDARVVRDGRVVEPAARSGWAVTVDAAVHGGATGPAAAAAATVFAVGRPALLGPDTDHPLLVSFGLDGGPVGMAGHALVPGSPAVSPRSGTDRPGRPYRVHGVNPGGPGPSPRVNGPGR